A region from the Pseudonocardia petroleophila genome encodes:
- a CDS encoding DUF4142 domain-containing protein yields the protein MKIRSTAATLAAFALVTVSACSSPAPADPAAPPAEGAPASAPADADAAGTAALGGALTAATGLAALGGLGQDQGAGDRVRDLGGQLSSDAESLTAQLRTLAQEQGVAVTDALTPEQQAQLADLGARTGEPFDQAWLSAAGQALAQARSAAEAVLASPDASPEAKAAAQEALDRLDALAASLSDASTAAGADAPTAVDAGNGGQAGPDAPLLAIALLGGGVALVGGAAWRRRQVS from the coding sequence GTGAAGATCCGTTCGACGGCGGCGACGCTCGCCGCGTTCGCCCTCGTGACCGTCAGCGCCTGCTCGTCGCCCGCGCCCGCCGACCCGGCCGCGCCGCCGGCCGAGGGGGCACCCGCCTCCGCGCCCGCCGACGCCGACGCGGCCGGGACGGCCGCACTCGGCGGCGCCCTCACCGCCGCGACCGGGCTCGCCGCACTGGGCGGCCTGGGCCAGGACCAGGGCGCGGGCGACCGGGTCCGCGACCTCGGCGGGCAGCTCTCCTCCGACGCCGAGTCCCTGACCGCGCAGCTCCGCACGCTCGCGCAGGAGCAGGGCGTCGCGGTCACCGACGCGCTGACCCCCGAGCAGCAGGCCCAGCTCGCCGACCTCGGCGCCCGCACCGGTGAGCCCTTCGACCAGGCGTGGCTCAGTGCCGCCGGGCAGGCGCTCGCGCAGGCCCGCAGCGCGGCCGAGGCCGTCCTGGCCTCCCCGGACGCCTCGCCCGAGGCGAAGGCCGCCGCCCAGGAGGCCCTCGACCGCCTCGACGCGCTCGCCGCGAGCCTGTCCGACGCCTCCACCGCGGCCGGGGCCGACGCGCCCACCGCCGTCGACGCGGGCAACGGCGGCCAGGCCGGGCCGGACGCCCCGCTGCTCGCGATCGCCCTGCTCGGCGGCGGGGTCGCCCTGGTCGGCGGCGCCGCGTGGCGCCGCCGTCAGGTCTCCTGA